In Colwellia sp. M166, a genomic segment contains:
- the ihfB gene encoding integration host factor subunit beta has protein sequence MTKSELIERLAEKLNHLAAKDVEQAIKEILEMMAHTLSKGERIEIRGFGSFSLHYRAPRVGRNPKTGESVDLDGKYVPHFKPGKELRERVNLSIA, from the coding sequence ATGACCAAATCAGAACTCATTGAAAGATTAGCAGAAAAATTAAATCATTTAGCTGCGAAAGATGTAGAACAAGCTATTAAAGAAATTCTTGAAATGATGGCGCACACTTTGTCAAAAGGTGAACGTATCGAAATTAGAGGTTTTGGCAGCTTTTCGTTGCATTATCGTGCTCCTCGCGTGGGACGGAACCCAAAAACTGGCGAGTCTGTAGACCTTGACGGTAAATATGTTCCACATTTTAAACCTGGTAAAGAATTACGTGAAAGAGTAAATCTTTCAATCGCGTAA
- the aroA gene encoding 3-phosphoshikimate 1-carboxyvinyltransferase, with protein sequence MEQLTLQPIGKIHGEVFLPGSKSLSNRALLIAALANGETKITNLLVSDDINYMLTALKTLGVQYSLSDCGTECTVIGNNGFFSANEILELYLGNAGTAMRPLCAALAASEGEFILTGEPRMKERPIGHLVDALTQLNADIEYMENKDYPPIKINGRELAGSTVKIDGSISSQFLTAILMVSPLLKTNTHIEINGELVSKPYIDITLDIMARFGVTVQNNDYQSFTVKGNQSYQAIEKYMVEGDASSASYFLAAGAIKGGEITVHGVGKLSVQGDKYFADVLEKMGAEVIWHDESITVIGKPLIAVDMDMNHIPDAAMTIATTALFAKGTTTIRNIYNWRVKETDRLTAMATELRKVGATVIEGEDYITITPPVTLQHANIDTYNDHRVAMCFSLVALSDTPVTINDPKCTAKTFPDYFDKLSQVSF encoded by the coding sequence ATGGAGCAACTAACCTTACAGCCCATTGGCAAAATACATGGTGAAGTATTTTTGCCAGGCTCAAAGAGTTTATCTAATCGTGCATTACTGATAGCCGCGCTTGCTAATGGCGAAACTAAAATTACCAATTTGTTAGTCAGTGACGATATCAACTATATGCTGACGGCATTAAAAACATTGGGTGTTCAATATAGCTTAAGTGACTGTGGCACAGAGTGCACAGTCATTGGTAATAACGGCTTTTTTAGTGCTAATGAAATTTTAGAGTTATATCTTGGCAATGCAGGTACAGCTATGCGTCCATTATGTGCAGCACTTGCTGCTAGTGAAGGCGAATTTATTTTAACTGGTGAGCCCAGAATGAAAGAACGACCTATTGGTCATTTAGTCGATGCGTTAACTCAGCTTAATGCCGATATTGAATACATGGAAAACAAAGATTATCCACCGATAAAAATTAACGGTCGAGAGTTAGCTGGAAGTACAGTAAAAATTGATGGTTCGATTTCAAGTCAGTTTTTAACCGCTATTTTGATGGTATCTCCATTACTTAAAACCAATACCCATATTGAAATCAACGGTGAGTTAGTCTCTAAACCGTATATTGATATTACCCTCGATATTATGGCTAGATTTGGCGTAACAGTGCAAAACAACGACTACCAATCTTTTACAGTCAAAGGTAATCAATCTTATCAAGCGATTGAAAAATATATGGTTGAAGGTGATGCGTCATCGGCTTCCTATTTCTTAGCGGCTGGCGCTATAAAGGGTGGAGAGATCACAGTCCACGGCGTGGGTAAGCTCAGTGTTCAAGGTGATAAGTATTTCGCTGATGTACTTGAAAAAATGGGTGCAGAAGTCATTTGGCATGATGAGTCGATAACTGTTATTGGCAAGCCTCTTATTGCTGTGGATATGGATATGAACCATATACCTGATGCAGCAATGACGATAGCAACAACAGCACTGTTTGCCAAAGGCACAACAACAATTCGAAATATTTATAATTGGCGAGTAAAAGAAACCGATCGTTTAACGGCAATGGCCACAGAGTTAAGAAAAGTTGGCGCGACAGTTATCGAGGGCGAAGATTACATTACTATAACACCACCAGTGACGTTACAGCATGCCAATATTGATACTTATAATGATCACCGTGTTGCTATGTGTTTTTCGCTAGTGGCATTAAGTGATACGCCGGTAACCATTAATGATCCCAAGTGTACGGCTAAAACATTTCCCGATTATTTTGATAAGTTATCCCAAGTCTCTTTTTAA
- the serC gene encoding 3-phosphoserine/phosphohydroxythreonine transaminase, whose translation MSSVYNFCAGPAMLPVDVMKKAQSEFLNFARTGSSVMELSHRSKEFIAVAEKAEADLRKLMAIPENYKVLFCHGGGRGQFSAVALNLLGTSKKADYIVTGAWSKSAAEEASHYGDINVINVMDNVDDVQRVRPSSEWPISQDAAYVHYCPNETVDGIEIFDVPNTGDIPLIADMSSTILSREFDVSKFGLIYAGAQKNIGPSGLTLVIVREDLLGNAHIDTPSIMNYQVLAKNGSMYNTPPTYAWYLAGLVFEWLLAKGGVSAIAEINAQKAQLLYQYIDESEFYSNSITPENRSLMNVPFWLVDDDLSNEFLVQAQEQGLSALKGHRMVGGMRASIYNAMPIEGVEALIDFMKKFAAGVK comes from the coding sequence ATGTCTAGTGTTTACAATTTTTGCGCAGGTCCTGCGATGTTACCTGTAGATGTCATGAAAAAAGCGCAAAGTGAGTTTTTAAACTTTGCTAGGACCGGTAGCTCTGTAATGGAACTCAGTCATCGAAGTAAAGAGTTTATTGCTGTTGCGGAAAAAGCCGAAGCTGATTTACGTAAGCTAATGGCGATACCTGAAAATTATAAAGTATTGTTTTGTCATGGCGGTGGCCGTGGTCAATTTTCGGCCGTGGCATTGAATTTATTAGGTACGTCTAAAAAAGCTGATTATATTGTTACTGGGGCTTGGTCTAAATCTGCCGCAGAAGAAGCCAGCCATTATGGTGATATCAACGTGATTAATGTCATGGATAATGTCGATGATGTTCAACGTGTAAGACCAAGCAGTGAATGGCCAATTAGTCAGGATGCAGCTTATGTGCACTATTGCCCGAATGAAACCGTTGATGGCATTGAGATTTTTGATGTACCAAACACCGGAGATATTCCGCTTATTGCTGATATGTCATCGACTATTTTATCGCGTGAATTTGATGTCAGTAAATTTGGGCTCATTTATGCTGGTGCGCAAAAAAACATTGGTCCTTCAGGCTTAACCTTAGTGATTGTTCGTGAAGATTTACTGGGCAACGCTCATATCGATACACCTTCAATCATGAATTACCAAGTATTAGCGAAAAATGGTTCTATGTATAACACGCCACCGACTTATGCATGGTATTTAGCGGGGCTTGTATTTGAATGGTTACTCGCTAAAGGCGGTGTTAGTGCTATTGCTGAAATTAATGCACAAAAAGCACAATTACTTTATCAATATATTGATGAAAGTGAATTTTATAGCAACTCAATTACTCCTGAAAATAGAAGTTTAATGAATGTGCCTTTTTGGCTAGTTGATGATGACTTATCTAATGAGTTTTTAGTGCAAGCACAAGAACAAGGATTATCGGCGCTGAAAGGCCACCGAATGGTTGGCGGTATGCGGGCAAGTATTTATAACGCGATGCCTATAGAGGGTGTAGAGGCGTTAATTGATTTTATGAAAAAATTTGCAGCAGGAGTTAAGTAA
- the rpsA gene encoding 30S ribosomal protein S1, giving the protein MTENFAQLFEESLKTIETRPGSIIKGTVVAITKDNVLVDAGLKSESVISIDQFKSLTGEVEVSVGDEVDVSLKATDDGFGETILSRDDAKRHEAWQVLEKAYEEKETIIGVINGKVKGGFTVEVSNIRAFLPGSLVDVRPIRDTTHLEGKDLEFKVIKLDQKRNNVVVSRRAVIESESSVERDELLASLAEGIEVKGIVKNLTDYGAFVDLGGIDGLLHITDMAWKRVKHPSEIVNVGDEIQVKVLKFDRERTRVSLGMKQLGEDPWVAIAKRYPEGAKLTGRVTNLTDYGCFVEIQEGVEGLVHVSEMDWTNKNIHPSKVVNLGDTVEVMVLEIDEERRRISLGLKQCIPNPWEEFAKNFNKGDKVSGKIKSITDFGIFIGLDGGIDGLVHLSDISWAGGEEAVREYKKGDEISAVVLQVDPERERISLGVKQTEDDPFNQYLADNKKGAIVTGKVIEVDAKGAKIELAEGVEGYLRVADISRERIEDATTELSVDDSVETKFVGVDRKNRTISLSIKAKDQADEREAMDTLNQAPEDTSGLSAMAEAFKNAKL; this is encoded by the coding sequence ATGACTGAAAATTTTGCACAACTTTTTGAAGAAAGTTTAAAAACAATCGAAACACGCCCTGGTTCAATCATTAAAGGGACTGTAGTAGCCATTACTAAAGACAACGTTTTAGTTGACGCTGGCTTAAAATCTGAATCTGTTATTTCAATTGACCAATTTAAAAGTCTTACTGGTGAAGTTGAAGTTTCTGTAGGTGATGAAGTTGATGTATCACTAAAAGCTACAGATGATGGTTTCGGTGAGACTATTCTTTCTCGTGATGACGCAAAACGCCATGAAGCTTGGCAAGTGCTTGAAAAAGCATATGAAGAAAAAGAAACTATTATCGGTGTTATCAACGGTAAAGTTAAAGGTGGTTTCACAGTTGAAGTTAGCAACATCCGTGCTTTCTTACCTGGTTCATTAGTAGATGTACGTCCTATTCGTGACACTACTCACCTTGAAGGTAAAGATTTAGAATTTAAAGTTATTAAGCTTGATCAAAAGCGTAATAACGTTGTTGTATCTCGTCGTGCTGTTATCGAATCAGAAAGCAGTGTTGAACGTGATGAACTTCTTGCTTCTCTTGCTGAAGGCATTGAAGTTAAAGGTATCGTTAAGAACCTTACTGACTACGGTGCATTCGTAGACTTAGGCGGCATTGATGGCCTACTTCACATCACAGATATGGCTTGGAAACGTGTTAAGCACCCAAGCGAAATCGTAAATGTTGGTGATGAAATTCAAGTTAAAGTATTGAAATTCGATCGTGAGCGTACTCGTGTATCTCTAGGTATGAAGCAGTTAGGCGAAGATCCATGGGTTGCTATCGCTAAACGTTACCCTGAAGGCGCTAAGCTTACAGGTCGCGTAACTAACTTAACAGACTACGGTTGTTTCGTTGAGATCCAAGAAGGCGTTGAAGGTTTAGTTCACGTTTCTGAAATGGATTGGACTAACAAAAACATCCACCCATCTAAAGTTGTTAACTTAGGTGATACGGTTGAAGTTATGGTACTTGAAATTGACGAAGAACGTCGTCGTATTTCTCTTGGCCTTAAACAATGTATCCCGAACCCTTGGGAAGAGTTTGCTAAAAACTTCAACAAAGGTGATAAAGTATCAGGTAAGATCAAGTCAATCACTGACTTTGGTATCTTTATTGGTCTTGACGGCGGCATTGATGGTCTTGTTCACTTATCTGATATCTCATGGGCTGGCGGTGAAGAAGCTGTTCGTGAATATAAGAAAGGTGATGAAATCTCAGCTGTGGTACTTCAAGTTGACCCAGAGCGCGAGCGTATCTCTTTAGGTGTTAAACAAACTGAAGATGATCCGTTTAATCAATATCTTGCAGATAACAAAAAAGGTGCTATTGTTACAGGTAAGGTTATTGAAGTAGACGCTAAAGGCGCTAAAATTGAATTAGCTGAAGGCGTTGAAGGTTACCTTCGTGTTGCTGATATTTCACGTGAGCGTATCGAAGATGCGACGACTGAATTATCTGTTGATGACAGCGTTGAAACTAAGTTTGTTGGTGTTGATCGTAAGAACCGCACTATCAGCTTATCAATCAAAGCTAAAGATCAAGCAGACGAGCGTGAAGCTATGGATACATTGAACCAAGCTCCAGAAGATACTTCTGGTCTAAGTGCAATGGCTGAAGCGTTTAAAAACGCTAAACTTTAA
- the cmk gene encoding (d)CMP kinase yields the protein MQESIPVITIDGPSGAGKGTVARIVAEQLGWHLLDSGAIYRVLAVAAQHHHISVDDEDSLLPVAAHLDVQFQICSEGEGKVILEGEDVSNAIRTEEIGALASKVAAFPRVREALLRRQRAFKVAPGLVADGRDMGTVVFTQAPVKVFLTASAEERAQRRFNQLNAKGFDVKIGRLLDDIRQRDERDQNRKVAPLVPAEGALIIDSTKLSIDEVVSKILSFSNDKLM from the coding sequence ATGCAGGAAAGCATACCAGTCATTACTATTGATGGGCCCAGTGGGGCAGGTAAAGGAACGGTTGCGCGTATTGTCGCTGAACAATTAGGTTGGCACTTATTAGACAGTGGTGCAATTTATCGTGTGCTAGCGGTTGCCGCACAGCATCATCATATCAGTGTTGATGATGAGGACTCTTTATTACCCGTAGCTGCGCATTTAGATGTACAGTTTCAAATTTGTAGTGAAGGAGAAGGTAAAGTTATTTTAGAAGGCGAAGATGTTTCGAATGCAATTCGTACTGAAGAAATTGGTGCTTTAGCATCCAAGGTTGCCGCATTTCCTCGTGTTCGAGAAGCGCTGTTAAGGCGTCAACGTGCTTTTAAAGTTGCCCCTGGATTAGTTGCCGATGGTCGTGATATGGGCACAGTAGTTTTTACACAAGCGCCAGTAAAAGTATTCTTAACGGCCAGTGCTGAAGAAAGGGCACAAAGAAGATTTAATCAGTTGAATGCAAAAGGCTTTGATGTTAAAATCGGGCGCCTTTTGGATGACATACGTCAAAGAGATGAGCGAGATCAAAACCGTAAGGTGGCGCCGCTTGTTCCTGCAGAAGGAGCATTAATTATTGATTCTACTAAACTTTCTATTGATGAAGTGGTTAGTAAAATCTTGTCATTTAGTAATGATAAATTAATGTAA
- a CDS encoding LapA family protein, translated as MRLYITVILFLLLLAIAFIFGSQNDQVLTLNYLIAKTNLSVAAAVSLFTTIGFVLGLLFALFWKLLRMIKPKKNTELPIGKKS; from the coding sequence ATGCGCCTATATATCACCGTTATCCTTTTTCTTCTTTTGTTAGCCATTGCCTTTATTTTTGGCAGTCAGAATGACCAAGTACTGACCTTAAATTATTTAATTGCTAAAACGAATCTTTCAGTCGCTGCTGCAGTAAGCTTATTTACCACGATAGGTTTTGTGCTCGGATTATTGTTTGCTCTATTTTGGAAATTATTGCGAATGATAAAGCCAAAGAAAAACACTGAGCTACCTATAGGGAAGAAGTCTTAG